The following nucleotide sequence is from Nitrosopumilus adriaticus.
CAATTAATTTTGCAGCAGCTTTTGCTGTTCCTCCAGTAGCAAGTAGATCGTCACAAATCAACACTTTTTGTCCTTTCTCAATACTGTCTTTTTGAATCTCAATAGTGTCTTTTCCATATTCAATTGTGTATGACAATTTTACAGTCTTTCCGGGTAATTTTCCTGCCTTTCTAATCATCATCATCCCTTTTTTGTATCTGGCAGCTAAAATACATGCAAGAATGAATCCTCGAGACTCTATTCCTGCAAAGACATCGATATCTTTAGTATGAAAATACTTTGAAAACTCATCTGCAATTTCGGAT
It contains:
- a CDS encoding adenine phosphoribosyltransferase, which translates into the protein MNLKDKIAEYPNFPKKGILFRDFSPILKDPSALSEIADEFSKYFHTKDIDVFAGIESRGFILACILAARYKKGMMMIRKAGKLPGKTVKLSYTIEYGKDTIEIQKDSIEKGQKVLICDDLLATGGTAKAAAKLIEKVGGKITGFAFIIELTDLNGIKGISNYNCKSLVKY